DNA sequence from the Manis javanica isolate MJ-LG chromosome 15, MJ_LKY, whole genome shotgun sequence genome:
CTGATTCAAGAGGTATTATGGTGCCACTGCAGGTTTTAAAAAACAGGCAAGTagcttaaaaaatacagatatgcCTCCACTATGTCAAAATAGTTCAAACTATTTGTATGCACGTGGCAGGTCTGGCCTTCCTTCTGGAGGCAACATGATTGACATGTGATAGTTTctatgtttctgtgatgaaaagctagattaaaaaaaaacctatctGATAACCTAACAACTGTCACTTTTTAATCAACTGACATATATAGCATTTATAGTTGATTATGCTGGAAACTGTTAAAATGATGGTTTCCAAAAATTTATTCCTGAATGATGAACTAAATAAATGCATATTGTGCTATGGggtgaattgtgtccccctaaaattcagTGTTATGGTGTATGGAGTTGGGGGTCTTTGGAAGGTAAAAGGTCTGGATGAAGTTGTGAAGGTGGCCCTCATGATGGGACTAGTGCCCTTATAGGAAGACACTGGAGagattcctctctcttcctccaccatgtgaggacagggAGAGGGTGGCCACCTGTTAGACAGGGACAGAGCCCTCTCTAGGGAACTGAATTGGCCaggaccttgatcttggacttcccagcctcccgaGCTGTGAGAATAAATTCCTGATGTCTAAGTCACCCactctatggtattttgttaccaCAGCCCAAGTTAATCTACAGTATCACTGTAAACATTCTCGGACAAGTCACTGGGCCTCTCTCTCCACTGaatttctccttaaatttttccctAAATTTTTCCTTACATGGGAGGCAGGCAAGGGAAGCATGAACTCATGTTTACTGAACATTTAGTTAGCATCTATTTGATGCTGTACgtatattatctaatttaatcatGGTAAGAATATGTGACACGCTCTCTGGGAAGTATTTCAAGACACTTTTATTCaaaaaaagtgatagaaaatgtacacattttataATCCACAATTAGGAGTCTTCTAAATAGTATACATATATAACTAATTTATGTCTGTTAACCACAGTggacaatgaaaataaaacactcCTTGATAACTTTTCTTAAGGATAATCAATAATTTATTTCTCGTTTATTGTCACAATTACCACAATTGTCTAGCTACATGACCAATGTCACTACAGATCACAGGAAGATTGTCCACCTACACTTTACGGAGACAGAAACGACGGCCATTGGTGTGTTAAACGCACAACAGGATGTCTAAAAGAGGTGGTTTTTATGTGTAGACAACAGGTGGCACACGATTCATTAACAGGTTTGATTTAATAGTTTTTATGCCAAGAAGCGAGCATAGAAATGTTTCAGCATTGAGttattaaagtagaaaataagtaaactagAGAAATAAATCCAGATCTTAACTTAcaatagatacatgaaaataGGAACTTAAGTGGCTCCTCAGTATtttcgttgattttttttctttccttttgttttttatatatataaatgagcaATATGAATATATAACAAGTCAAAGAAAGATCTCAGCCAAAAAGAAGGTACcagaatatgaaaaacaaatggaaaattacGGGATATTCTTGCTTACAAAAAAAATGTAACCTATAAAGagtcacaaaatatatataaaaacgcCACATTGAACGAGGCAATCGTTCTCTACCCAAAGTGGTAGCACCCCTTAGAGCCGGCTGCGCCCCTTTCCTCGGGTCATACGGTGGTGACTGACAAAAAGGCGTTAGGAACGTGAGTGCCGTCTGGGGACTTGGCCCCGTGGGTCATCAGTTCTTGGATCGTCATCCAGTTGTCCAAGATTTTCCTGTTCCTCTTCTTCATCATCTTCCTGTGGCTCAGCTCGATGACGCTGACCTCCTTCTTGCCCTCGCCACTGCCCGGCGGGCCCTCCTTGGGGCCCTCCAGCCGGCTGCGCATCATGCACTCGCGGCGCCGGCGCTGCTCCTTGGCCCGCACCAGGTGctgctttctctcctctttgctcCAGTAGCGCCCCATCTTCATCTCGCTCATGGTGTCATCGTCGGTGGTCATGCCGCTGCGCTCCTCCTTGATCTTTAAGGCCCGCTCCTTCAGGAGCCGGTCTCGCACGGGCCTCTTGGTGATGTAGCGGCTGCCATCGCTCCTCATCTTCACCTTCCATTCCATCCTGGGCTCCGGGCCTTTCTGGGCCTCCCGGCACAGGCTCACCAGGCTGAGCTGACTCTGCGCGTACTCGACGGCGGACCTCTGCTGCACCAGCTGCATGTAGCTCTGGTAGTGCCGCGCGTGGGCCGGGATGTTCGCAGCCCTACAGGAGGAGCCGTGGTGGGGGGAGAGGTAAGGGATGCGCCCGCTGCCTGTCTTCTCCTGATCCGAAAGCTTGCCGCCCTCCGAACCCCTCTCCTTGCCTTCCACGCTGCTGCCTTGCTCCGTGGCTTTGGCTTTGGCGGCCGTGGACTTGCTGTCCTGTCCAGAAGAGGCCTGGCTGGCCGCAGCCGTGCTCCCCAGGTTCTTCGTATTGGTGAGGCTGACGACCCTCGGGAGGGAGCTGTCAGGGGAGCGGTCGGCCGTGAGCGGCGCGCTTCTGCAGCTCTCCGCCGTGTTGTAAGCGCTAGAACTGTCCTTGTCTGACCTCTCCGGGTGTTCGATAATGTCATCGAGCTTTCCCCTGGGCACGTCCATGCTGGTGTTATAATTCCGGAACCCTCCATCGTGCAATGCCCAGATGTCTCCACAGTCGTCGGGCACTTTCTGGAGCCTCTGAGCCTGCATGATACTCTGGCACTCGAGTTCGATGTTCCTTAACTCTTCGTTGAGCAGCTGGAGCTCGTGCTGCACCCCCTCTTGCTCCCCTTGACTGCAACCCATTGTGCTGCTCGAATAGTACAGGTCATACTCCCCATGGCTTCGGATCTTGCACTTGAGTTCCAGGAGCTGCTGGAATCTCTCACCCTCCTCGTCGCGGCGGCCAGTGCAGTCCGAGTCGAGGCACTCCCCGGACATGAGGCTCTCGTTGCGCCGCAGGTCAGCGCTGCCCAGAGCgccctggctctgccccagcACGGTGCCGCCCTTCCGAGATGCGCCCGTGGGGTCCCTGGCCGCGTGCTCCTGCTCCGAGCTCTCGTCGTTGCGCCCCACTCCACTGTCCTTCCCGGGGTGATTGGACGAGGATGTGGCTGTGTCTGTGGTGCCTTCTTCTTCCTCTTGTGTTTTTGGCTGAGAAAGTAAAGGGAACAGAACATAGTGTTGAAAAACTTGCTAGGAAAACAGTGCTCCTTGGCAAAAGTGTAGTTCCTAGAAAACTGCTAACTTCAGTATCCgtaataattttagaaattaaggCAACTAGCTCAAGGCAGCTTTttatgaactgaaacaaataaaaagctgCTTGTCTATGGCTAGGATTCTCTTGGGGATAAATAAAACAGGGCACACTTGAATAAGTGATTCTTCTCTTAAGGTTTTTTCCTACTTGGGAAACTGTCTTGAGGGTGAGTAGAGGAGGTAATGTCATCAGTTCCTCAGGTGATAACAGAAAAAAGGGTCATTAAGACAGAATATCAAAGTGGCCTTCAATGATATGGAAGCCTGGAGGTCAGAAGCTTATTTTTTATGAACTTTCCTTAAATTCAGAGGACACTTCACTGATCTAGTAATACACTGCTAATGAATGGTAAGCCAAACATGACAAAATTTCAGGGAAAGGTAAGTACTGGAGCATCGGGACCCCTATCCATAGGTGACGAGTCTTAATTCCAGAAGGCTTTGGTTTGTGAGTGACAGAGAGAGGTCTAGAAGCCCAGCGACACCTGCCAGCACCAGGATTCTGATGTGCCCAGGACCAGGGTGCCACGTTCTTGTCTGTGGGCTCTGACATCAGTGCATCTGCAAACCACATTGCTCAAGAGCAACAAGAGCCTCTTAGGACTCATTTGATTACTTAAAAAGATTTTTCTACTCTTTCTGCGTATGGGCAGAATgtcaaaaaatgtatttctgacatatatgtgtacacacacacacacacacacacacacacacacacacacacagaaacttcACATCCTGGTAATTCTGGGCTTTCATGCAGAGCAGCTAATTGCCACTGTTCTTAGGGAGGCATATGTAGTCCTCTGTGAAAGGGTAAAGTCCTTCCTGTCTGCCTTCTCATCAGAAGGTAGTCTACACAGTGGTTtctaagttgtattttttttgtgtgtaaggTTACTATTTTGTAtagatgtactttttttttcctatagcaggtatttattatataataaaatgttaaaggagGACAGAATGGTGAAAAAAGGTATTCTAAAACAGGTCTGAAAGGTTATCACTAGATTGttattttcttccacagaaaTAATGGCAGAACAAAACATAAACTCGAGAGAAATGATTGTGTATCATGTTACT
Encoded proteins:
- the PDZRN4 gene encoding PDZ domain-containing RING finger protein 4 isoform X2 → MGCNLCTFQKREEHYKLLYEVCQVNGKALSKATHGEAVEAFRNAKEPIVVQVLRRTPLGKPACGMAPAVPVTHASTQTDITFEHVMALAKLRLPTPPVPDICPFLLSDSCHSLHPMEHEFYEDNEYLSSLPADADRAEDFEYEEVELCRVNSQEKLGLTVCYRTDDEEDTGIYVSEIDPNSIAARDGRIREGDRILQINGDEVQNREEAVTWLSSEGHRTIVLLVARPGIQLDEGWLEDERSGFLEELNLETLEEQHEEGTKYPADEVKQPKTQEEEEGTTDTATSSSNHPGKDSGVGRNDESSEQEHAARDPTGASRKGGTVLGQSQGALGSADLRRNESLMSGECLDSDCTGRRDEEGERFQQLLELKCKIRSHGEYDLYYSSSTMGCSQGEQEGVQHELQLLNEELRNIELECQSIMQAQRLQKVPDDCGDIWALHDGGFRNYNTSMDVPRGKLDDIIEHPERSDKDSSSAYNTAESCRSAPLTADRSPDSSLPRVVSLTNTKNLGSTAAASQASSGQDSKSTAAKAKATEQGSSVEGKERGSEGGKLSDQEKTGSGRIPYLSPHHGSSCRAANIPAHARHYQSYMQLVQQRSAVEYAQSQLSLVSLCREAQKGPEPRMEWKVKMRSDGSRYITKRPVRDRLLKERALKIKEERSGMTTDDDTMSEMKMGRYWSKEERKQHLVRAKEQRRRRECMMRSRLEGPKEGPPGSGEGKKEVSVIELSHRKMMKKRNRKILDNWMTIQELMTHGAKSPDGTHVPNAFLSVTTV
- the PDZRN4 gene encoding PDZ domain-containing RING finger protein 4 isoform X3, producing MAPAVPVTHASTQTDITFEHVMALAKLRLPTPPVPDICPFLLSDSCHSLHPMEHEFYEDNEYLSSLPADADRAEDFEYEEVELCRVNSQEKLGLTVCYRTDDEEDTGIYVSEIDPNSIAARDGRIREGDRILQINGDEVQNREEAVTWLSSEGHRTIVLLVARPGIQLDEGWLEDERSGFLEELNLETLEEQHEEGTKYPADEVKQPKTQEEEEGTTDTATSSSNHPGKDSGVGRNDESSEQEHAARDPTGASRKGGTVLGQSQGALGSADLRRNESLMSGECLDSDCTGRRDEEGERFQQLLELKCKIRSHGEYDLYYSSSTMGCSQGEQEGVQHELQLLNEELRNIELECQSIMQAQRLQKVPDDCGDIWALHDGGFRNYNTSMDVPRGKLDDIIEHPERSDKDSSSAYNTAESCRSAPLTADRSPDSSLPRVVSLTNTKNLGSTAAASQASSGQDSKSTAAKAKATEQGSSVEGKERGSEGGKLSDQEKTGSGRIPYLSPHHGSSCRAANIPAHARHYQSYMQLVQQRSAVEYAQSQLSLVSLCREAQKGPEPRMEWKVKMRSDGSRYITKRPVRDRLLKERALKIKEERSGMTTDDDTMSEMKMGRYWSKEERKQHLVRAKEQRRRRECMMRSRLEGPKEGPPGSGEGKKEVSVIELSHRKMMKKRNRKILDNWMTIQELMTHGAKSPDGTHVPNAFLSVTTV
- the PDZRN4 gene encoding PDZ domain-containing RING finger protein 4 isoform X1, which gives rise to MDGEYKPLTIVLERENDTLGFNIIGGRPNQNNEEETLTEGIYVSKILENGPADRPDGLEIHDKIIEVNGKALSKATHGEAVEAFRNAKEPIVVQVLRRTPLGKPACGMAPAVPVTHASTQTDITFEHVMALAKLRLPTPPVPDICPFLLSDSCHSLHPMEHEFYEDNEYLSSLPADADRAEDFEYEEVELCRVNSQEKLGLTVCYRTDDEEDTGIYVSEIDPNSIAARDGRIREGDRILQINGDEVQNREEAVTWLSSEGHRTIVLLVARPGIQLDEGWLEDERSGFLEELNLETLEEQHEEGTKYPADEVKQPKTQEEEEGTTDTATSSSNHPGKDSGVGRNDESSEQEHAARDPTGASRKGGTVLGQSQGALGSADLRRNESLMSGECLDSDCTGRRDEEGERFQQLLELKCKIRSHGEYDLYYSSSTMGCSQGEQEGVQHELQLLNEELRNIELECQSIMQAQRLQKVPDDCGDIWALHDGGFRNYNTSMDVPRGKLDDIIEHPERSDKDSSSAYNTAESCRSAPLTADRSPDSSLPRVVSLTNTKNLGSTAAASQASSGQDSKSTAAKAKATEQGSSVEGKERGSEGGKLSDQEKTGSGRIPYLSPHHGSSCRAANIPAHARHYQSYMQLVQQRSAVEYAQSQLSLVSLCREAQKGPEPRMEWKVKMRSDGSRYITKRPVRDRLLKERALKIKEERSGMTTDDDTMSEMKMGRYWSKEERKQHLVRAKEQRRRRECMMRSRLEGPKEGPPGSGEGKKEVSVIELSHRKMMKKRNRKILDNWMTIQELMTHGAKSPDGTHVPNAFLSVTTV